CAAGCGGGATACGACATTTTATTAAATGACATTAAAGAAGAATCCTACACAAAAGGGCTTGCAGTCATCTCGAAAAACCTTTCGCGCAATGTCGAAAAAGGACGCATGTCAGAAGAAGAAAAAACGGCAGTTCTCGGCCGCATCACGAAATCGCTTGATCTACAAGACGCCAAAAACGCAGATATCGTTATCGAAGCAGCCGTAGAAAACATGGAAGTCAAACGCTCGATTTTCGCGAAGCTTGACGAAATTGCACCTGATCATGCGATTCTTGCATCAAATACTTCATCACTTCCAATTACAGAAATTGCAGCAGCGACCAATCGGCCTGAAAAAGTAATCGGCATGCACTTCATGAACCCGGTTCCCGTGATGAAACTTGTTGAAATTATTCGAGGACTAGCGACAGACGATGAAGTTTACGAGGCTGTCGAAACGATGACGAAAAAATTGTCGAAAGTTCCAGTCGAAGTGAATGATTTCCCTGGATTCGTCGCAAACCGTGTACTCATGCCAATGATCAATGAAGCAATTTACACGCTGTACGAAGGCGTCGCGACAAAAGAAGCCATCGACGACGTGATGAAACTCGGCATGAACCATCCAATGGGGCCGCTTCAATTAGCGGATTTCATCGGTCTCGATACATGCCTATACATTATGGAAACATTACACGAAGGATTCGGCGATTCGAAATATCGTCCATGTCCATTGCTAAGAAAATATGTAAAAGCTGGTTGGCTCGGCAAGAAAACAGGCAGAGGATTTTACCAGTACTAAAAAGATTCTAATTTAAAGGGGCAATAAGCGATGGATTTAACACTTACTGATGAGCAGAAAATGATGCGTGAAATGGTACGAAATTTCGCGAAAACTGAGATTGAGCCTTTCATTCCCAAAATGGAAGAAGGCGAATTTCCACGTGAAATTTTAACGAAAATGGGTGCGCTTGGCCTAATGGGAATTACGGTTCCTGAACAATACGGTGGTTCCGAGATGGATTTTGTATCATATATTCTAGCAATCGAAGAACTGTCGAAAGTCAGTGCGGTAGTAGGGGTTATCCTTTCGGTCCATACATCAGTTGGCACAAATCCGATTATGTACTTTGGGAATGAAGAGCAGAAGAACAGATACTTGCCGAAAATGGCAAGCGGGGAATATCTCGGCGCATTTTGCTTAACGGAATCATCTTCCGGGTCAGATGCAGGCGCTCTGAAAACCCGTGCAGTAAAAGACGGCGACCAATATGTGTTAAATGGTTCGAAAATGTTCATTACAAACGGCGGAGAAGCGGATGTCTACATCGTCTTCGCCTCAACAAGTCCAGCCGATAAAACATACGGAATCACGGCATTCATCGTCGATAAAGATACACCTGGGCTCATTATCGGAAAAGAAGAAAAGAAAATGGGACTTCATGGTTCTCGCACCGTTGAATTAGTTTTCGACAATATGAAAGTTCCAGTAGAAAACAAACTTGGTAAAGAAGGCGAAGGATTTAAAATCGCCATGGCCAATCTAGATGTCGGTCGAATCGGGATCGCGGCTCAAGCACTCGGAATCGCAACTGCTTCACTCGATGCCGCCACTGATTATGCAAAAGAACGCGTCCAATTCGGAAAGCCGATTGCGAGCCAACAAGGAATCGGTTTTAAACTAGCCGATATGGCAACCGCAGTAGAAGGTGCAAGATTACTCGTCTACCGTGCCGCTCAACTTCGTTCAGAAGGCTTGCCTTGCGGAAAAGAAGCGTCCATGGCCAAACTATTTGCTTCTAAAGCGGCTGTTGACGGGTCAATCGAAGCGGTTCAAATATTCGGCGGTTACGGATATACAGAAGATTATCCAGTCGAACGTTATTTCCGCGACGCGAAAGTGACCGAAATTTACGAAGGCACGAGTGAAATACAGCGAATTGTTATTTCGAAGCACTTGACGAAGTAGGGAGAAGGTCACGACTTGCAAGCAAAGTGTCGGTAAGTGCAAGCAAACTGAGTCGGACTGCAAGCAAACTGAGTCGGACTGCAAGCAAAGTGTCCGAAACTGCAAGCAAACACCAAATGAGTGCAAGCAAACTCTACCGAACTGCAAGCAAATCCCGATCGACCGAAACGCTATCCAAATATATGAGCAACGCCAATCAAATTAACCAAAAACAAGGTGGGAAAATAAAAATGAATTTTAAACTATCCGAAGAACATGAAATGATCCGAAAAATGGTCCGCGATTTTGCTGAAAAAGAGGTCGCGCCAACTGCTGCAGAACGCGATGAAGAAGAACGGTTCGATATGGTTTTATTCGAAAAAATGGCAGAACTCGGCCTGACGGGAATTCCTTGGCCAGAAGAATACGGCGGAATCGGCAGCGATTACCTTGCTTATGTCATCGCTGTTGAAGAACTATCACGCGTCTGCGCATCCGTCGGCGTTACACTTTCAGCGCATACTTCACTTGCAGGATGGCCGGTCTTTAAATACGGAAATGAAGAGCAAAAGCAAAAATACCTTCGTCCAATGGCGGAAGGAACAAAAATTGGCGCATACGGGCTAACTGAACCAAGATCCGGGTCCGACGCAGGCGCAATGGGGACGACTGCAAAACTTGATGGAGACGATTACGTAATTAACGGTTCGAAAATCTTCATCACAAACGGCGGCATCGCAGATATTTACATCGTATTTGCCATTACCAATCAAGAAGAAGGAAAGCGTCCGGAAACAAGTGCTTTCATCGTAGAAAAAGACTTCCCTGGATTCTCTGTAGGTAAAAAAGAGAAAAAACTAGGCATTCGTTCATCACCGACAACTGAAATCATGTTCGACAACTGCCGCGTGCCGAAAGAAAACTTGCTCGGCGAACTCGGCGAAGGATTTGTCATCGCCATGAAAACACTAGACGGCGGAAGAAACGGCATCGCTGCACAAGCTGTCGGCATTGCACAAGGGGCG
This genomic window from Sporosarcina sp. Marseille-Q4063 contains:
- a CDS encoding 3-hydroxybutyryl-CoA dehydrogenase, translating into MTIQKVMVIGAGQMGGGIAQVCAQAGYDILLNDIKEESYTKGLAVISKNLSRNVEKGRMSEEEKTAVLGRITKSLDLQDAKNADIVIEAAVENMEVKRSIFAKLDEIAPDHAILASNTSSLPITEIAAATNRPEKVIGMHFMNPVPVMKLVEIIRGLATDDEVYEAVETMTKKLSKVPVEVNDFPGFVANRVLMPMINEAIYTLYEGVATKEAIDDVMKLGMNHPMGPLQLADFIGLDTCLYIMETLHEGFGDSKYRPCPLLRKYVKAGWLGKKTGRGFYQY
- a CDS encoding acyl-CoA dehydrogenase — its product is MDLTLTDEQKMMREMVRNFAKTEIEPFIPKMEEGEFPREILTKMGALGLMGITVPEQYGGSEMDFVSYILAIEELSKVSAVVGVILSVHTSVGTNPIMYFGNEEQKNRYLPKMASGEYLGAFCLTESSSGSDAGALKTRAVKDGDQYVLNGSKMFITNGGEADVYIVFASTSPADKTYGITAFIVDKDTPGLIIGKEEKKMGLHGSRTVELVFDNMKVPVENKLGKEGEGFKIAMANLDVGRIGIAAQALGIATASLDAATDYAKERVQFGKPIASQQGIGFKLADMATAVEGARLLVYRAAQLRSEGLPCGKEASMAKLFASKAAVDGSIEAVQIFGGYGYTEDYPVERYFRDAKVTEIYEGTSEIQRIVISKHLTK
- a CDS encoding acyl-CoA dehydrogenase, producing MNFKLSEEHEMIRKMVRDFAEKEVAPTAAERDEEERFDMVLFEKMAELGLTGIPWPEEYGGIGSDYLAYVIAVEELSRVCASVGVTLSAHTSLAGWPVFKYGNEEQKQKYLRPMAEGTKIGAYGLTEPRSGSDAGAMGTTAKLDGDDYVINGSKIFITNGGIADIYIVFAITNQEEGKRPETSAFIVEKDFPGFSVGKKEKKLGIRSSPTTEIMFDNCRVPKENLLGELGEGFVIAMKTLDGGRNGIAAQAVGIAQGALDASVDYAKERKQFGKPIADNQGIGFKLADMATSIEASRLLTYQAAWLESNNLPYGKESAMAKLMAGDTAMKVTTEAVQVFGGYGYTKDYPVERFMRDAKITQIYEGTQEIQRLVISRMLTK